AATAAGTGCCACTGTAAAAACAGGGGCAAGGCGGCAGGGAAAGTATCCATGGTCCTGAAATCCTTTAAGTAAAATTCGCCAATGGATTTCCATTCTTCTTCCTGCCATTTAGGACACAATGATGGAACTCTCAAATCCTCTTCTTCAGCCATGTGGTCCATGAACTCAGTCCAAAATGCAGCATATGCATCTCTTGAGACACCATCTGCATCAGCTCCTTTTTCATCTACATATGAGTATTTCAAAGGGTGTTAATCATTTCCTCTAAGAGAGTAACCCTGTGAAGTTTTAAAGTGACATACACATTATCAGACCAAGCTGCTGAACTCCCTGCTTCATCAGTAATGGGTGATGTGTCCAGAGAACTGAGTGCTGTGCTTGTGGATGGAAGTGTGGTGTATGTGATGACCACGTCCTCTCCTTCAAATTGCAGGCTGGGTTCATGTATTAAAGTGTCATCAAGATGAATAGCCATGCGTTCTCCAAGGTAGGAACCAAACATCACCTCAGATATGTCTGATATTGCATCTTCTTCGGCTCTTTGCAAATCTGATGGCAGGAGGATAGTCACCTGAGCAACCTGCTCATTATCTtcatctgtgtctctcagtTGTACATCTGTGTCTACACCAGATTCTTCCACATCAaactcttcatcatcttcatctgccAGGCTTTTAGTGCACAGGTAATATCTTAACACTCCCATTTTTAGTACTGCGTACAGTTCCCCCCAACTGTGACATTTTCATCAAATACAGCTTCTTCTTGATAATCTAATATGTCATGACTGAATGACTCAAGTCTTCCAATTTTACTTTTTCCATTTGGGAAGAAAAGTTCTTTAGCATATTGTAAAATATCTGCTTTTGTTGATTGTTTTGGTACATCAAGGGTCCTGGTTCCTCTGCCTCTGCGTTTTCTCACTTGCTTTCCTTCATGAATCCACCCCAACTCAACTTTTCTggtctttttttctgcacatttgttgttttttgcatACTTTCTGCTCTGAGGAGAAGTCTCATTGCCATCATCATTTTTGTCAATGCCCAtctttttcttcagtttttcaAGCAGTGAATGTTTTCTTGATTCTTTTTGACCCGTACCTTTGTTGTCCAAACAGAGTCTTGCTGCTATCCGATCTCCATATGTTGGAATATAGCCAGCAAGAGTGTCATCATCCATAAAGTCAATGACTGTGGCATCAATCTGTCAAGACAAAAAGACAGGCACAATTAAAAACAACTCTCTCACAtgcgtgaacacacacacacacacacacacggatatgAGAAATCTGGGGCCTGGTCAGTGAACTTTGTAACTCAGttttaaaattacatttcttaatgttttttattgttattaatatttatcCTACAATCCATGATGTTAGAAAAATGACTATAAGAAGAATATCTATAAGGCTTCAGGAATAGGTGATGAAAGCGCTTAATTAACATTGccgttatttttttttttatttttttatggtgTTGTGAGATGTGTCTAGTGTATGTGTAAGCCAGACAGCTAGGGGTGAATTtgaatgagtgagtgtgtgcgctCGCCCTTGGGTGCGCCGCGTGTGTGGGTTACGAGCCCGCAGGAGCTAGGGAGAGAAGTGTGTTGAGAGTGACAGACAGGGCAACACCTATTGATGTTAGATGGCGACCGGAGGGTAGTTTATACATGTAGCACATGTATGTTGTTATGTGCAGCActggcaaaaataaaaccatccTTCCAGCAACCACGGCCCGTTATTACCACCTTCATCATTCTTTGCTACCGAGTCAGGGTTAGGGAGGAGGACACCACCCTTCGGCCCTGGAGACCGCTCTCCCCTGTGTTCCCGACCACGGTCTGGATCAGGACAGGAACGGCTAACAGTATTAATAACTACAGACATTATATGTCACCTGGCTGGTAATCAAGACAGCACCTTATCCCACTAGCTCATTAATTTCCTAAGTTGCACATACTCCACCTATCTCTACATATATGGCTACATTTGTTGTGTGACCTACTCATCTAGTCAGTAGTTTGACAGTAAAATACCCTTTTACTTTTACATTTGCTCAGTCTAGCTGGCTAGCTCACTAGGTGAGCTAACTTGTGCTAACCTTATCTAACTTTGGATGATACTTAAATTGAACCCAAGGGAATAATCAAACACAGCTAAAAATACACTTACGTTTTCCTGTTCCATTCATGACAGACAGTCTTCTGGTACACCACGATTTCTTAAAAATCTTAGTAGTGGGGCATCCGTGTGTAGTCTTGGTGCTGCCATTGTGATGCCTGTAGGAAGGATACCGTGATAGCGTCTttctcgttataacgacataatatcacgttataacgagatacggtttgacattataacgagataatatgtcgttataatgagataatatgtcgttatcatgagatagcatttgacgttataacgagattttttttttctactgtggcagttcagcgcttccgtaatGAACTGACACATTTTTGGTCgactttatttacatgtttaaaataatcaacaatgagagagcgagagaaaaaGTGGGTGAAAATAAAAGGCGGCTAACGTAGCTAACAATCACAGCATCACTGACCTTTAAGTGGGAGTTTCAGCTTCTTTCTGGAGTTTGGAACGAGTCCTTCTGCCGTGTCCAAACGTCCCACACACCGCGGAGCTCCTGCGTCTCATCTCCACCTGTGGCAGAGAGGCACCGGTTAGCATGTGTGAAGCTGGTGGAAACCCAGATGTCTTCGTACCAGTTTGATGTCAGAGTCTTACCGTGAACACCAGAGatgctgccagctccactttgaaaGCCACTAACGTGCAGACTGAGCACGTTTAATGGCTTCAACTGGAACTCATGCACCATTAGAGCGCCCGGCATTTGTGTCATGATTTAGACtaggtgaagaaaaaaaaaagagcagtgaACCTCCCTTTAAGGCACCTTCAAAATAATCTGAATACTGCACTTCAGAGACTTAATAGGCATTACAGTGACTAGGAGCCTGCTTGGTCTGTTTTTACAGCATCACAATAAAGGgttcacaaattaaaaaaacaaaacaaaaacgttCTAAACACATTTTAGCGTCTGCAGCATATTTGTAATTTATGACATGAATAATTCCTAATTTGTATTATTAACAAACATTAATTTATAGCCACAGGTGATATGGAAGTATAGATAGACTGTATGCGTCatgaagctgctcctgctgctgttttaatgTTAAACTCTGTTAAATCCATTAGCTTCAAGTTTAATTTGCTAACTTAGTTCAGAAACAGGCCAAGTTGAAGttagcctaacaagctaacacacctgacaggAGTCAAGTCATTCTGCCGTGTCCAACCATCCCACACACCGCAGAGCTACCGCGTCTCATGTCCTCACCTGCGACAGAGAGACACGCCCCAAACGTTTGTGAAGCTCGTGGAAACCCAGACGTCTCATCCATTATTGATCTGCAGCTGTTCAAAGGGCAGATTTAAGAACAGGACTGTTTGACTCTATTAATCATTAAAATCTGTTCATAGATCAATATAAACAAACTTACAGTGTAAACAAACGAGAAGCTGGAAGTACGGCTGTAATATGtttcattgttgtgtgtgtgtttcctcggGGTAAGTGGTTTGGTATGAAGGTCCAAGGTGAGTGTGTGATTAACTGTTCATTGATGACAGAGTGAGTGCTCTGACTCATATATTACGAGggtttctgtgcatgtgtcctTCTGTAGGCTCCATTCATCCTCCATGTTCACACCTGGAACAAACTCAGCCTGACACTCTGAGACTGAAgaccaaatgtttttatttaaagatcTCTATCAGGCACAACAGTCATCATCTGTGTGGTTAAACACGGCGAAGCGGCTACCTGGGTCACATGGTACAGTGCTGAGGTTCAGAGGAGATGGCACAGTGTTGACACAGAGACAGCTGATGAGGACCAACATGTGCCTTGTCTGTCACACACTCAGGTTAACACAGAGAGTGAAGAGGCGATGTACAGCGTCTGTTTGCTACGCAAGTCACAGCCCGGCTTCATATGGCTTCAGAGGGAGAAGCTAACATCAGGCATGGAGCTCCGCACGTCTTACAGAAACACGCAGAGTTGCTACGATGAAGCTACCGGTAGTTTCTTTGGAAAGAAGACGAGGTGGAGGTTTGTACAGAGCAGGATCacagcaggaacacaaacacaacgcTTCCTGTCACACCCTGCATTCATTTAAAGGTCAcgaaaaacaaagagaagaacaaacagaagacaCCCTGGAAGGAGCAGCTGAcaccagagaggagaaagaaccggctttaaaaacatttcaaaacacaGGAAGAGAAGCATGTTACACTGGCTGTCACACTTTCCTCATTAAagactaaaaaaacacactcaaatgTTATGAGGGGCCCTGGACACAgcatgctgcagcagcactcaTGTATTTAcaccaacaggcagaatgaagACTCTGTGGAGGAGTTTGGAAGAAGGTGCAGGCGATCTGCCAGGGTGGATTCAACCAGGGCCGAACAAAACGGCTCAGACCTCAAAAACCTTAAAACCTGAAAGGAGAAGTCAGGAGGCGCTGTGTGTTCTGATCCTGCACACCGAAGACCTCGGCTACAGGAAGCTGCTCTCAGGCTTCAGATGTTAGAACTTATCAGCTGAAGCAAAGGAAGGATCCTTTGTGGAGTCACTGTTTGATTTATAGAAACATATGAAGACTCCAGTCCTGATGTCTTAAAGGGCCAGCGCAGCCCTTTAAGACATCAGGACTGAGGAATCCACACTGGTCTTCGGTGGTCTGCAGTGAACTTTAAAGACATTCACAGCCTACTTTACCCACATGGTCCACATTCTGTCCCCGTTACTGCTGCAGGCGGCTCTCTGGACTGCGGCCATGTGTTCAGCTGAGCCGACAGCTTCAACCTGCGAACTGAGCTACAACCACGGCTAACGCTAGCTTAGTTTCAGCGGCACattcaaacaaaacaagcttCTTCTATCAGAAGTGATAAAATgcttgtaaacattttaaaatgtcatatGGCTTCAGAGGTCTCTGTTTCAGTCACTGAAGAGTCTGTGAGAGaatgttttgttaaaatgaAACTTTTATGACATTTGTGCTACACTAGCTAACAGTTTGTTAGTTTGTTAGTAATTTAATCAATCACCTGCAGTTAACAGGGTAAATAAGTTAGCTAGCTTTAACTTTATGAAGTAACTCACAGCAGCTTAGTGAGAAATATGAACATATCTGTGCATAAAACCCAGACTAGAGATCTTAAAGACCATAAAGTGACCATGGAGACAATAAAGAGTAAAGAAATGCTAACATACATAAATCATGTGATGTCTTATTGGAGCCTTAACTTCCTTCTTTGCTCATTTTTATTCGCTTTgctcgtgttttttttttttaatttgtgtattTCCAGCCTTTTACGCCACACTTAGGACGCTGTCAgctcctgacttcctgtctgtggcgCTCTCCATCTGACCTCCATCGTTGGCACCTGCGGCCGCTGCCTCTCACCATCAGCACGCACCTCGGCGGTTCAAAGAGCTCTGGCATCATTAACGAGGAAGCAACAGGAGCCACTGATGGGCCCTCTGGTGAGTCAACAGTGTCtttcaatacataaataaataataaagtgaATTCAATTATTTAAAATTACCTCCAATTAACGATTTAAACATATCCTCTGCTTGCTGCCTCCTTACTGGATAAAAAAACCTGTTTCTGTGACTTGAAACAAACAGCTGACGGGCATGTTCGCCTGCTGGTAGGActtcacactgcatgttaatgCAGTTATGCATGTTGCATGTTAAGCTACAGTGGACGCTCATTAATCTTCAAAGGTGTAATAATAAAACCTCATTAGTCATAAAGACTGACATTTGGCTCGAGTTGAACAGAGTCGGTCCTGAAGCTGACGTCAGGATCTCTGCTCAGAAACATCTGTGGCTACTGGAAACTACAGAAACAGACGAGCTACAGGTCAGATCAGCCCCGACATGTCCGCCCGGCGCTCAGGGTTCAGCTCTGATAGCATTTTAATTTATCTCATTAAATTAAGTAAAAACCCGTCTGATCTGCTGCTGGAAGAAAGAGCAGGAGTTAGCATGGATGAAGCTAGCCTGAAAATGCTCTGAAACGCTGATTATTGGTTACTGATTGCTACTAATCAATCTAAGTAACAAGCTCGACTGAAAGGGATTAAAGCTCTAGTGGTAATCTTAAACTTAATCTAATCTGAATATTTGAACTACTGCAAACAGATCCAGACTGGAAGCTTCTACCAGAACCCAACAAGCATCATATAAACAGCCGTCCATGTCTCGTCTGAGAATCTCATTGATCCAGTCAAGGTCAGGAAAGGTGCTGAGGGTCCTCTGCAAAGTTTCTGCTGCAGGCAACAGGTGGAGCTTCCCTCACCTTCACCTTCACCTTCACCTTCACCTGGTTCTGATCAAACAATCCCGTCCTGACAGCAGCTGGTGTCAGTTGACTTTGTCCTCAGAAATCAAACATCTTTCCTTAATGTTCCCGATCGCGGCGGCGCACCGGCACTGCAAACAGCGGCAGGGTCCTCGAGGGTGACGACAGCTCGGGGTCAGAGTTCGTCGTCAGGGGGTCCCCGGCCTTGGTGCTGTGGCGATCGGACGGCCCCGCAGACAGATCCTGGCACACCTCATAGGAGCACTTCCTCTTCTGGAGGGCCTCGGCTCGAACGGCCAGTGAGCGAGCGCACACCGTCAGGAGCACGATGAGCGTGCCCAGAAGGAGTGACACCATTGGCCAGAGGACACAGTGCAGGAGGACGCTGGTGTCATGGGAGCGACGCCACAACACGTCATCTGGCctgaaaacaggaaataaatgaaataaattataAGAAATCAACGTTAGCTAAGaacaaaacactgcacagcTAATGGGGTGTTAGCCTGGTTACCTCTGATCAGACATGAGTCCATTAACATGGCTAAGCTGCTAAGAATTAGCAGGAAGACAAAATGATGAAGTTTAGCTTCAAAGTTCAAAGAAGTTTGACGACAAAGTTCAAAGAAGCTAAACTTCATCATTTTGTCTTCCTGCTAATTCTTAGCAGCTTAGCCATGTTAATGgactcagaatcagaatctgattctgattctgattctgagtcCATTAACATGGCTAAGCTGCTAAGAATTAGCAGGAAGACAAAATGATGAAGTTTAGCTTCTTTGAACTTTGTCGTCATCAGTTCACAGAGCTTTGGAGATAACTGTTCTCACGTGACACCAACACAAAGTTTCGAGTCTTCGTCACCTCTGAAACAAACCCGTTCATCTAGAGGCTAAATGTTTCTATGAGCGCTCCAGTTTTTTCTCTAAAGCTCCAAAGAGGAGCTGATCTGAAGCACCAACGAGCTCCCAGCGGGCCCTCATTTACCAAACAGAGTTTCCTCGTCCTGATccgtctgctgctgcagagataaAAATAACACCAAGGTCACAGGTAAGCGCCGTCTCTGAGTAACAGGAGGATTAAGCTGACACGCTGAAGCAGACctatgtttttctttgtctcatCAGTTTGTGGTCGCAGCATAAAAAGGATGTTCAGAGGTCCACAGCAGCCGCGATGAAGGGAAACAGCTTTTTATAACCTGCACATGCTGCTCTGATGTTACAACCTGCTCCATCCTTACTTCAGAACTCTCTGGATGCTGCTTTTAGCTGATCTGTTTCATATGTATTGATCAGTATTCACTGGTTATCTTGTTTATACTGTTTGTGTACTGATGTTTTTTGGGTGACATCTGCCCTTATTGTTCTGGGCTACATTCAGTTCTGACCACACTCATGCCCCTCAGAGGATGAACCTTCCCAGGCCTTAGAGCTGTATGTCTGctggctctctgtgtttgtgaagcTCCTGCAGTGTTCCACTTCATTCTACAAACACTGCAGGGACTTCAATAAATCCATGTTCCTCAGAGGATGGACCACATAGTCTGTGGTGGTGCTCTGACCTGTGGTCTGGCGCCATCATCAGGTCAATACATTGTCATGAGCACTTGTTGTTTAGTGCTGTCAAGCTAATTAAAATGTTAACAGTTAGCATGCCGCACTGCCTGGCACTGCTAGATGACTTCATGCTTTAATAGTTGATGTTTCTGCATCAGGATAGCCAGATAATGTCCTGAGGTAACGACGACCTGTCGACAAATCAAAtctcacagcctcacacatcCCTCTGTGTCCAATCTGCCCGTATCACACCTCCTGATAGACCGCACTgtggagtggtgtgtgtgtgtgtgtgtctcacctccTCTGCTGGTTGAAGAAGCAGGTGAAGGACTGACTGCTGACCTCCTTGGTGAAGTAGTCCTCCCACCACAGAACGCTGTCTCTGTTCTTCTGGTTGTCCCGCTCACAGGGAGGGACGTATGagcactgagagacacacaacacacagtcacaacacTGATCACTTCACTGTCTGAAGCTCAGGTGTGCAGGACCCTGAACTGAGATGAGCGTGGTCGCGCAGCAGGAGGCGCATCGTCAGAGCTGATTGGCTCTGAGGGGGTCTCCATCACTCTCATACAGTtcagtttagttttagtttcaacatgcaaacacacacacacacagatttacgTAGCAGGAGgttgattggttcctgtctggTTACTGTGGATCAACTGGTTGCTATGACGATGGTGTGATTGgtacagagagagggaggaggggggtctCCATCATCTTTTAAAGGCTGTGGACTCAGAgttctctccctttctccctctttttccctctctctctctcctctcccctctctcctctcgctctctttccctctctctctccctctctctgtgtgttcaggtaaTGGTAACCCGCTCGGCTCAGCACCATTCATCCTCAGCACCATTCATCACCCAGCCAATCACACGCCTCGCCTTGTGACATCATAAGTGGGCCACCCTGCCAGATGATTGCGGTTGCCGTGCCAACAGGCTGAGATAAcaattaaatgtgtgtgtgctgatgtgtgtgtctttacatcTCTAATAAATGGCCTAAATGAGATCaatctagtgtgtgtgtgtgtgtgtgctaacatGTGTACAGGAGGATCCgtcacacactgatcaggatgtGCTGATGCTCAGAAACGCAGGGTCATTTAAATTCTCTGTGCGGATGCTGTTA
This region of Parambassis ranga chromosome 2, fParRan2.1, whole genome shotgun sequence genomic DNA includes:
- the LOC114432191 gene encoding calcium-activated potassium channel subunit beta-4-like, whose protein sequence is MAKIRVSYEYSEAEDKSIRLGLFLIACGILSLFILGFCWLSPTLQSLQSKPANCTVVSVLRPEEMFECVFTCGADCKGTSLYPCLQIFVNNSESNSVALLHFDEQQLVLNPKCSYVPPCERDNQKNRDSVLWWEDYFTKEVSSQSFTCFFNQQRRPDDVLWRRSHDTSVLLHCVLWPMVSLLLGTLIVLLTVCARSLAVRAEALQKRKCSYEVCQDLSAGPSDRHSTKAGDPLTTNSDPELSSPSRTLPLFAVPVRRRDREH